GAGCGCCAAGCTGCGCGAGACCTGACCCGCCTCCCGGGGCTCCTCCGGAGTCGCCAACGCCACACCCGCGCCGGCCTCCCGGGCCCGCGCGCGGGCGTAGCGTGAGCAGCAGGAGGGTGAGTCGACATGGTCACCTCGAGTCCGCAGTTCCTCAGCAACAGCGACGCCTTCACCTGGGAGATGGAGCACGACGCCGCGCTCCGCTCGACGGTCGTCACCGTCTTCGTCCTGGACCGTCCGCCGGACCCCGCCCGGGTCCGTGAGGGGTTCGAGCGGGCTGTCGCCACCGTCCCCCAGTTCCGGCAGCGGGTCGTGCCCTCGGCCCCGCCCGCCCCGCCCCGCTGGGAGGACGACCCCGACCTCGACCTCGACTTCCACCTGCGCCACGTCACCGCCAGCCCCGTCGACGGGCAGGCGCCCGGGCTCGACGTCGTGCTCGAGATGGCCCGGCGGGCCGAGATGGCCGACTTCGACCGCGCCCGGCCGCTGTGGGAGGCCACGATCGTCGACGGGCTCACCGTCGACGGGGTGCCCGGACGGGCCGCCCTGCTGGTCAAGCTCCACCACGCGCTGACCGACGGCATCGGCGGGGTCCAGCTGGCCCTGTCGATCCTCGACCTCGGCCCCGAGCCGACGGAGAGGGGACCGCTGCCCGCCGTACCCGTGGCGCCGGAGGCGGGGCGCTGGGCGCCCTGGACCGCGTCCGCGGCCTACGACCTCTCCGCCGTGCGCACGCTGGCCCGCACGACCCTGCGGTCGGTGCCGGGGATGCTGCGCGGCGCCCTGCACCCGGTCGAGACCGCGCGCGACGTCGCCGCGGTGGCCGGGTCGGTGGCGCGGACCGTGCGGCCGATCAACCGGACCGGCTCCGCGCTGATGTCCGAGCGTCGCCTGGTCCGGCAGCTGGGGGTGCACCAGGTCCCGCTCGCGGGCCTCAAGGAGGCCGCGCACGCCTGCGACGCGACCCTCAACGACGCCTTCCTCGCGGCCGTGACGGGCGGCGTGCGCCGCTACCACGAGCGCCACCGCGCGGAGGTCGGCGACCTGCACGTCACCATGCCGTTGAGCCTGCGGGACGACGGCGACGCCCTCGGCGGCAACCGCATCACGCTGATGCGCTTCGACGTGCCCGCCCGCATCCCGCGGGCCGACACCCGCATGCGCGCGATCCACGTGCGCGCGCAGCGGATGCGCTCCGAGCGCTCGCTGCCCTACACCCAGGCCATCGCCGGAGCCCTCAACCTGCTGCCGCACGCCTACCTCGCCGCGATGCTGCGCCACGTCGACGTGCTCGCCAGCGACGTGCCGGGGATCCCGGTCCCGGTGTGGCTCGGGGGAGCCAGGGTGCTCGTGCAGTACCCCTTCGGCCCGACGATCGGCTCGGCGGTCAACGTCACGCTCATGTCGTACGTCGACACGTGCGCGGTCGGCGTGGACGTCGACACCGGCGCCGTGCCGGACCTGGAGGTGTTCCTCGAGTGCCTGCGCGAGGGGTTCGACGAGGTGCTCGCCCTCGGGGTCAGCCGGTGATCACCGGGAACGGCCGGGCGGCCTCGAGCTCGTAGGCGACCTCGAGCAGGGTCCGCTCCTGGCCGTGGTCGGCCGAGAGCATCGCCGAGAGCGGGACCGAGCCGCCCTCGACCTCGCCGAGGCCGGTGGGCACGGTGATCGCCGGCCCGCCGGAGACGTTGGCGGCGGGGGTGAACCCGACGTAGGCGCGCAGCCGCTCGAAGACCAGGTCGAACTCGACGTCGGAGCCGAGGTGGCCGATCGGCGGCGTCACGTGGCCCAGCGTAGGGGTCAGCACGAGGTCGAAGCGGCGGAAGACCTCGTGGTAGAGCGCGCCCGCGCCGCGCAGCCGGCGGATCGCGCCGGGCAGCGAGCGCCACCGGCCTGGCACCATCGCGGCCAGCCCCTTGACGATCGGGTCGACCTGCGCGTGGTCGAAGTCGCGGGAGTAGAGCACCTTGCCCAGCCGCGAGGTGAGCAGGCCGAGCAGCGCCCAGTAGAGCGCGAAGTCGTCGGCGAACGCCGGGTCGATCGGGAGGCGCTCCTCGACCAGCTCGTGGCCCGCGGCCGCGAGGAGGTCGGCGGTGCCGAGCACGCTCGCGCGGGTCGCGTCGTCGGTCGGGATGTCGGTGACCGAGTCGGTCATGACGGCGATCCGCAGCCGGCGCGCGGCGGGCCCCTCGACGAGCCCGACGGGGCGCAGGCCCCGGCGGGCGGGGCGCACCCGCTCGGCGGCGGCGAGGAAGTGGGCGGTGTCGCGGACGGTCCGGCTGACCGCACCCTGGGCCACCACCTGCACCGGGAGCACGGTGTCGGCCAGCTCGGCGGCGAGCCGTCCGCGGGTGGGCTTGAGCCCGACCAGCCCGCAGGCCGCGGCCGGGATGCGGATCGAGCCGCCGCCGTCGTTGGCGTGGGCGAGGGGGACGACCCCCGCGGCGACCAGGGCCGCGGCGCCGCCGGAGGACGCGCCTGCGGAGTGGCCGGTGTGCCACGGGTTGCGGACCGGGTCCTCGGTGAGGAACTCCGTCGACGCGGTGAGCCCGAACTCCGGGAGCCTGCTCTTGCCCAGCGTCACGGTCCCGAGCCCGCGCCACTGCTTCATCACGCCGCCGTCGTGCCGGGCCGGCCGGGCGACGTACGCCACGCTGCCGAAGTTGGTCGGCATCCCCTCGACGTCGACGTTGTCCTTCATGAAGGTCGGCAGCCCGGCGAACGCCTCGTCCCCGAGGCCGTCCCGGTCGAGCCGCGCGGCCTCGCGCCGCGCCTCGTCGTACGCCGCGTGCTGGACCGGGCACAGCGCCGGCTGCACCTGCTCGGCGCGGGCGATCGCGGCGTCGACCGCCTCGAGGACGCCGACCTCGCGGCTCCGGAGGAGGGCGCTGAGCCCGACCGCGTCGTGGTCGGCGAGGACGTCGTCGGTGAAAGCGTGCACGCGAGTCATGTCCGCATCCTTGCCGATCCGTCCGATTGGTGTGAGGTCGAACCATTGACGGGGGTGGCCGCCTTCGCCACACTCCGAAGCATCACAGCCCTCGTGGAAGGCGGTCCCCGATGAGCAGCGCAGACCTCGACGACGCCGACGCCAAACGCCTGGCAGAGCTCGGCTACACCCAGGAGCTCCACCGGGGCATGTCCGGGTTCTCCAACTTCGCGGTGTCGTTCTCGATCATCTCGATCCTGGCCGGGTGCATCACGACCTACTACCTCGCGATGGACGCCGGCGGCCCGATCGTCATCTCGCTCGGCTGGCCGCTGGTCGGCATCTTCGTCCTCCTGGTCGCCCTCTCGATGGCCGAGATCTGTTCGACCTACCCCACGGCGG
This genomic window from Nocardioides marmoribigeumensis contains:
- a CDS encoding amidase; protein product: MTRVHAFTDDVLADHDAVGLSALLRSREVGVLEAVDAAIARAEQVQPALCPVQHAAYDEARREAARLDRDGLGDEAFAGLPTFMKDNVDVEGMPTNFGSVAYVARPARHDGGVMKQWRGLGTVTLGKSRLPEFGLTASTEFLTEDPVRNPWHTGHSAGASSGGAAALVAAGVVPLAHANDGGGSIRIPAAACGLVGLKPTRGRLAAELADTVLPVQVVAQGAVSRTVRDTAHFLAAAERVRPARRGLRPVGLVEGPAARRLRIAVMTDSVTDIPTDDATRASVLGTADLLAAAGHELVEERLPIDPAFADDFALYWALLGLLTSRLGKVLYSRDFDHAQVDPIVKGLAAMVPGRWRSLPGAIRRLRGAGALYHEVFRRFDLVLTPTLGHVTPPIGHLGSDVEFDLVFERLRAYVGFTPAANVSGGPAITVPTGLGEVEGGSVPLSAMLSADHGQERTLLEVAYELEAARPFPVITG
- a CDS encoding wax ester/triacylglycerol synthase domain-containing protein, which encodes MVTSSPQFLSNSDAFTWEMEHDAALRSTVVTVFVLDRPPDPARVREGFERAVATVPQFRQRVVPSAPPAPPRWEDDPDLDLDFHLRHVTASPVDGQAPGLDVVLEMARRAEMADFDRARPLWEATIVDGLTVDGVPGRAALLVKLHHALTDGIGGVQLALSILDLGPEPTERGPLPAVPVAPEAGRWAPWTASAAYDLSAVRTLARTTLRSVPGMLRGALHPVETARDVAAVAGSVARTVRPINRTGSALMSERRLVRQLGVHQVPLAGLKEAAHACDATLNDAFLAAVTGGVRRYHERHRAEVGDLHVTMPLSLRDDGDALGGNRITLMRFDVPARIPRADTRMRAIHVRAQRMRSERSLPYTQAIAGALNLLPHAYLAAMLRHVDVLASDVPGIPVPVWLGGARVLVQYPFGPTIGSAVNVTLMSYVDTCAVGVDVDTGAVPDLEVFLECLREGFDEVLALGVSR